One Epidermidibacterium keratini DNA segment encodes these proteins:
- a CDS encoding ABC transporter ATP-binding protein, protein MTTTTPGPLLEVDDLHVEFLTGGQRVEAISGASLKVAAGETVAVVGESGSGKSVTALSILGLLENGETTGGQILWSGKDLTTATAKQLRAVRGNEISMIFQDPMTSLDPLYTVGAQIVEAITLHRDLKKNAAWDEAVSLLDLVGIPDPGVRAKAYPHQLSGGQRQRVMIAMALACEPRLLIADEPTTALDVTVEAQVLSLIRKLQDETGVAVLLITHDMGVVAEMADRVYVFYAGQVVESGHVRDVLERPAHPYTAALLAAIPRPTTPRDEPMPAIAGTVPQLSDMPSGCRFRSRCTYAHERCVEDPPEVPAADGQTSRCWLSADARDGKDVPHLSPVTGEIDEAL, encoded by the coding sequence ATGACGACGACCACGCCAGGCCCGCTCCTTGAGGTCGACGACCTCCACGTGGAGTTCCTGACTGGTGGCCAGCGCGTTGAGGCCATCAGCGGGGCAAGCCTGAAGGTTGCCGCGGGTGAGACCGTGGCTGTCGTCGGGGAGTCTGGCTCGGGTAAGAGCGTCACCGCGTTGTCGATCCTTGGTCTGCTGGAAAACGGCGAGACGACCGGTGGGCAGATCCTGTGGTCCGGCAAGGACCTCACTACCGCGACCGCTAAGCAGCTACGGGCCGTGCGGGGCAACGAGATCTCGATGATCTTCCAGGACCCGATGACATCCCTGGATCCGCTCTACACCGTCGGTGCGCAGATCGTCGAGGCGATCACGCTGCATCGCGACCTGAAGAAGAACGCAGCCTGGGACGAGGCGGTCAGCCTTCTGGACCTGGTGGGCATTCCCGATCCCGGTGTTCGCGCAAAGGCCTACCCCCACCAGCTCTCTGGCGGCCAGCGTCAGCGCGTGATGATCGCGATGGCGCTGGCCTGCGAGCCCCGACTGTTGATCGCCGACGAGCCGACCACGGCGCTCGATGTCACCGTCGAAGCGCAGGTGCTCTCGCTGATCCGGAAGCTACAGGACGAGACCGGTGTTGCGGTGCTGCTGATTACCCACGACATGGGCGTGGTTGCCGAGATGGCGGACCGCGTCTATGTCTTCTACGCCGGCCAGGTCGTCGAGAGCGGGCACGTGCGCGATGTGCTGGAGCGCCCGGCTCATCCCTACACGGCCGCGCTGCTTGCTGCGATCCCTAGGCCGACGACTCCGCGCGACGAGCCGATGCCGGCGATCGCCGGCACTGTTCCGCAGCTCTCGGATATGCCGAGCGGATGTCGCTTCCGCTCACGGTGCACCTACGCGCACGAGCGATGTGTTGAGGATCCTCCCGAGGTTCCCGCGGCCGACGGCCAGACCTCACGCTGTTGGTTGAGCGCAGATGCCAGAGATGGCAAGGATGTGCCGCACCTGTCACCGGTCACCGGCGAGATCGACGAGGCCCTATGA
- a CDS encoding ABC transporter permease: MGRYALKRLGYGVLVLLLVIVFVFFTLRAIPGDVVRIQLGDAPGVTQEDIDRMARELGLDQPVLTQFWSFLTGALQGDLGQSFTTREDVTSMILERLPRTLQLGTMAIVLGLLIGIPLGLLSAIKRNTLTDQFLRLVSVAGISIPNFWLALILITYLALWFGWSPPLVYQGPTQDFGANFQHMILPAIALSASTMASVARMLRSSMLENLGSNYIRTVRAKGASESSVLLKHAGRNSVIPVFTLLGLQAGHVLGGTVILESIFAIPGMGSLIFESVQDRDYPVVLGCVIVYGAVFILINLAVDLVYGLIDPRIRYQ, encoded by the coding sequence ATGGGTAGGTACGCGCTCAAGCGACTCGGGTACGGCGTACTCGTCCTGCTGCTCGTCATCGTCTTTGTCTTCTTCACGCTGCGCGCCATCCCCGGTGACGTCGTGCGCATCCAGCTCGGTGACGCGCCCGGCGTCACCCAGGAAGACATCGACCGCATGGCGCGCGAGCTCGGGCTCGACCAGCCGGTGCTCACCCAGTTCTGGAGCTTTTTGACCGGTGCGCTGCAGGGCGATCTCGGCCAGTCCTTCACCACCCGTGAGGACGTCACTTCGATGATCCTCGAGCGGCTGCCGCGCACCCTTCAGCTCGGCACGATGGCGATCGTGCTGGGCCTGCTGATCGGCATCCCGCTCGGGCTGCTGTCGGCGATCAAGCGCAACACCCTGACCGACCAGTTCCTGCGCCTGGTGTCGGTCGCCGGCATCTCGATCCCGAACTTCTGGCTGGCGCTCATCCTGATCACCTACCTCGCGCTCTGGTTCGGGTGGTCGCCACCACTGGTCTATCAAGGGCCAACCCAAGACTTCGGCGCCAACTTCCAGCACATGATCTTGCCGGCGATCGCGCTCTCGGCGTCCACCATGGCCAGCGTCGCCCGCATGCTGCGGTCGTCAATGCTGGAGAACCTCGGCTCGAACTACATCCGCACGGTGCGGGCGAAGGGCGCCTCGGAAAGCTCGGTGCTGCTCAAGCACGCCGGGCGCAACTCGGTGATCCCGGTGTTCACGTTGCTGGGCCTGCAGGCCGGGCATGTGCTGGGCGGCACCGTGATCCTGGAGTCGATCTTCGCCATCCCGGGGATGGGCTCGCTCATCTTCGAGTCGGTCCAGGATCGCGATTATCCCGTCGTACTTGGCTGCGTGATTGTGTACGGCGCCGTCTTCATCCTCATCAACCTTGCTGTCGATCTGGTCTACGGGCTGATCGACCCGCGAATCCGGTATCAGTGA
- a CDS encoding ABC transporter permease: protein MSSSERTDRIADEPAGADTFVTSGPDGGPPIADSLAAIEAESVESGAPRRAGKRRFRTFLKEQPFGAVALILILLFLAVAIFAPLISPYSPLEQHRADIMVPPDGRFWMGTDELGRDVFSRVLAGARTSLLIAVATLIMGGLIGLVFGIISGYFGGTWIDNVIQRAMDTLMAIPSIVLLLFVAALLGPSVRNTIIALTILVIPSFNRVARGEVLRIREETYIEAARAVGCSTPRILLRYALPNLMAPLYVVSSLLFANVIIAESALSFLGIGTPPPTPSWGRMLSEGSRYLEIAPWGAVFPGLALSLSVLAFNLLGDALRDYFDPKQRR, encoded by the coding sequence ATGTCTAGCTCTGAACGCACCGACCGCATCGCCGACGAACCGGCCGGCGCCGACACGTTCGTCACCTCGGGCCCGGATGGCGGGCCGCCGATCGCCGACAGCCTCGCGGCGATCGAGGCCGAGTCAGTCGAGTCGGGTGCGCCGCGCCGCGCCGGCAAGCGACGGTTCCGCACCTTCCTTAAGGAGCAGCCGTTCGGTGCGGTCGCGTTGATCTTGATCTTGCTGTTTCTCGCCGTCGCGATCTTCGCCCCGCTCATCTCGCCCTACAGCCCGCTAGAGCAGCATCGCGCCGACATCATGGTCCCGCCCGACGGCCGGTTCTGGATGGGCACCGACGAGCTCGGACGTGACGTCTTCAGCCGAGTGCTCGCCGGCGCGCGCACCTCGCTGCTGATCGCCGTCGCCACCTTGATCATGGGCGGGCTCATCGGGCTGGTGTTCGGCATCATCTCCGGCTACTTCGGCGGCACCTGGATCGACAACGTGATTCAGCGGGCGATGGACACGCTGATGGCGATTCCCTCGATCGTGCTGCTGCTGTTTGTTGCCGCGCTGCTCGGCCCGAGCGTGCGCAACACGATCATCGCGCTGACGATCCTCGTCATCCCGTCCTTCAACCGCGTGGCTCGCGGCGAGGTGCTGCGCATCCGCGAAGAGACCTACATCGAGGCCGCGCGCGCCGTCGGCTGCTCGACACCGCGCATCCTGCTGCGCTACGCGCTGCCCAACCTGATGGCCCCGCTGTACGTCGTCAGCTCGCTGCTCTTTGCCAACGTCATCATCGCCGAGAGCGCGCTGAGCTTCCTGGGCATCGGCACCCCGCCGCCGACCCCCTCGTGGGGACGCATGCTCAGCGAAGGCTCGCGCTACCTCGAGATCGCGCCGTGGGGCGCGGTATTCCCCGGTCTCGCGCTGTCGCTGTCGGTGCTGGCGTTCAACCTGCTCGGCGACGCGCTGCGCGACTACTTCGATCCGAAACAACGCCGATAA
- a CDS encoding MFS transporter, whose product MTQPEHNRSESGWLTLSVVCLVSVLISLNMSTLNIALPTLARQFDATPSEASWLLLAFMVTNCALLIPFGRITDIVGQRPMYLWGLGVFIVAGFLCGLAPNVEVLIALRAVQAAASAVLLANGATLIHEAMPPSKLSHALGFYTASFSVAALIGPTLGGLVAEVGGWRWVFWFSIPLSVPAFFWGLWKLRGRPRRAQRPALDVTGNAILLVILVFATYAISRGADVGWSSPSILVPGALALVLVPVLVVVERRAAEPILSAEVLVGNGVGSIYLAGFLNGAARFPVVVVMGLYFQAVLEQSVVTAAVHLLPVPIGMIATATMLGQFAKRFDPRTLATAGSVVGLLGLVGVLVAALRVDWLMLPSLLVVGAGTGIFMGSNTTALLMALPEHSIGVGNAVRLMLQNVGNLLSVAVSLALIAGVLPRSQRDAVMQADASALSDGAASDLAPGFTAALAFLVGLSVLGVISCVSGRRSARTSEGVDHAPINAT is encoded by the coding sequence GTGACGCAACCTGAGCACAACCGAAGCGAATCCGGATGGCTCACGCTGTCGGTGGTCTGCCTGGTCAGCGTGCTGATTTCGCTCAACATGAGCACCCTCAACATCGCGCTGCCCACGCTAGCCAGACAGTTCGACGCGACCCCCAGCGAAGCAAGCTGGCTACTGCTGGCCTTCATGGTGACCAACTGCGCGCTGCTTATCCCGTTCGGGCGGATCACCGACATCGTCGGTCAGCGCCCGATGTATCTCTGGGGCCTTGGGGTCTTCATCGTCGCTGGCTTCCTGTGCGGGCTCGCCCCAAACGTCGAGGTGCTCATTGCACTGCGAGCCGTTCAGGCCGCCGCGTCCGCCGTACTGCTGGCGAATGGCGCGACCCTGATCCACGAGGCCATGCCGCCCAGCAAGCTCAGCCACGCGCTGGGGTTCTACACGGCGTCCTTCTCGGTGGCCGCCCTGATCGGCCCCACCCTCGGCGGCCTCGTCGCCGAGGTGGGCGGCTGGCGCTGGGTCTTCTGGTTCAGCATTCCGCTGTCGGTGCCCGCGTTCTTCTGGGGTCTGTGGAAGCTGCGCGGCCGTCCGCGTCGAGCACAACGCCCGGCGCTCGACGTCACCGGAAACGCCATCTTGCTCGTCATCCTGGTCTTCGCGACCTACGCGATCTCGCGCGGCGCCGACGTCGGCTGGAGCTCGCCGAGCATCCTCGTCCCAGGCGCGCTCGCGCTCGTGCTCGTACCGGTGCTCGTCGTGGTGGAGCGACGTGCCGCAGAGCCGATTCTCAGCGCCGAGGTGCTCGTCGGCAACGGCGTCGGCTCGATCTACCTCGCCGGCTTCCTCAACGGCGCGGCCCGGTTCCCAGTGGTCGTGGTCATGGGGTTGTACTTCCAGGCAGTGCTTGAGCAGAGTGTCGTCACCGCTGCCGTCCACCTGCTCCCGGTCCCGATCGGGATGATCGCGACCGCCACCATGTTGGGGCAATTTGCCAAGCGCTTCGATCCGCGAACACTCGCCACGGCAGGGTCAGTAGTCGGGCTGCTGGGGCTGGTCGGCGTACTCGTCGCGGCGTTGCGCGTCGACTGGCTGATGCTCCCGTCGCTGCTCGTCGTCGGAGCCGGAACCGGGATCTTCATGGGCTCCAACACCACCGCGCTGCTCATGGCCCTGCCGGAGCACTCGATCGGAGTCGGCAACGCAGTGCGGCTGATGCTGCAGAACGTCGGAAACCTGTTGAGCGTCGCGGTCTCCCTCGCTCTGATCGCCGGCGTACTCCCCCGCTCGCAGCGCGACGCGGTCATGCAGGCCGACGCGAGCGCGCTCAGCGACGGTGCGGCATCCGACCTCGCACCGGGTTTTACCGCGGCGCTGGCGTTTTTGGTCGGACTCTCGGTGCTCGGGGTGATCAGCTGCGTCAGCGGGAGGCGCTCGGCTCGGACATCGGAAGGTGTCGATCACGCGCCGATCAACGCCACGTGA
- a CDS encoding acetate--CoA ligase family protein produces the protein MKDLSSFFRPKSVALVGATEKSGWSAATYANLISNAFPGDVFLLNPKGAVVHGVQTFASFADVPGQVDLAYVMTPIDAVIPVMEAGARQGVRNYVVLTSGYGEVGAEGAAKERELVDFAAANDLIVLGPNGNGFINATDSITPYGLPIPKPLLAGSVGVVLQSGALASSVLSFAHARSIGLSFLTSMGNESIISVTDVVAHLVDDPQTKCIALFLESIRYPDEFIAVAQAARDAGKPIVALKIGRSAKASRTAQAHTGALVGDDRTVDAVFEQLGILRVASVEDLLTTASLLAEVGPLPGRRLGVVTPSGGASEIISDRAMDEGLDLVDFAEQTTAKLVEILPDFASANNPLDVTGYVLLDRTLLGRAMEVVVADPGVDVTMLLSELPRAVPPDMDGAVEMWRANAARIEQASTPVVAVSTCLTDINEVGREIRERSGFPLVLGGIEHAMTAIGNAVRYPELVRTAGEPPIPPLAQLNAIDAERTGVWGEQRSAEQLRRAGVPVVPAELVDSADEAVRAADAVGYPVVLKIAGDEIAHKSDIGGVRLALADADAVRTAYDEMLAAVQVAGVKSRTVLVQPMRPLGTELLVGVVRDPVWGLTLAIALGGVWVELMDDSVLRVLPVSAASIRGALEKLRGIDALKGARGAQPVDLDALVEVIGRVVALAQALGEELESLEINPLRVSGGEIEALDALITWR, from the coding sequence GTGAAGGACCTGTCGAGCTTCTTCCGTCCGAAGTCCGTCGCGCTCGTCGGTGCCACCGAGAAGTCCGGATGGTCGGCAGCGACGTACGCCAACCTCATCTCAAACGCGTTTCCCGGCGATGTCTTCTTGCTCAATCCCAAGGGCGCCGTGGTGCACGGTGTGCAGACCTTCGCCTCGTTTGCCGATGTGCCAGGACAAGTTGACCTCGCCTACGTCATGACACCGATCGATGCGGTCATCCCCGTGATGGAGGCCGGCGCGCGTCAAGGAGTCCGCAACTACGTCGTCTTGACCTCGGGGTACGGCGAAGTCGGGGCCGAGGGTGCAGCAAAAGAGCGAGAGCTCGTCGACTTCGCGGCGGCGAACGACCTGATTGTGCTGGGTCCCAATGGCAATGGCTTCATCAACGCCACCGACTCGATCACGCCGTACGGTCTGCCGATCCCCAAACCGCTGCTGGCCGGTTCGGTCGGCGTCGTGCTGCAGTCCGGGGCGCTGGCAAGCAGCGTGCTGTCGTTTGCCCACGCCCGCAGCATCGGTCTCAGCTTCCTGACGAGCATGGGCAACGAGTCGATCATCTCGGTCACCGACGTGGTCGCACACCTCGTCGACGACCCGCAGACCAAGTGCATCGCGCTGTTCCTGGAGAGCATCCGCTATCCCGACGAGTTCATCGCGGTGGCCCAGGCCGCCCGCGACGCCGGCAAGCCGATCGTCGCGCTCAAGATCGGGCGCAGCGCGAAGGCCTCACGCACGGCCCAGGCGCACACCGGCGCTCTTGTCGGTGACGACCGCACCGTGGACGCCGTCTTCGAGCAGCTGGGCATCCTGCGCGTCGCCTCGGTCGAAGACCTGCTCACGACCGCGTCGCTGCTCGCGGAAGTCGGCCCGCTGCCGGGGCGGCGGCTCGGCGTGGTCACGCCGTCCGGCGGCGCCTCGGAGATCATCTCCGACCGCGCGATGGACGAGGGGCTCGATCTTGTCGACTTCGCCGAGCAGACGACGGCCAAGCTGGTCGAGATCCTGCCGGACTTCGCCAGCGCCAACAACCCGCTCGATGTGACCGGCTACGTGCTGCTGGATCGCACGCTGCTCGGTCGCGCGATGGAGGTCGTCGTGGCCGATCCCGGGGTCGACGTGACGATGCTGCTCAGTGAGCTGCCGCGCGCCGTACCACCGGACATGGACGGCGCGGTCGAGATGTGGCGGGCAAACGCCGCACGGATCGAACAGGCGAGTACGCCGGTTGTCGCAGTCAGCACCTGCCTGACCGACATCAACGAGGTCGGTCGGGAGATTCGCGAACGGTCGGGATTCCCGCTGGTGCTCGGCGGAATCGAGCACGCGATGACGGCCATCGGCAACGCCGTGCGCTACCCCGAGCTGGTGCGGACGGCAGGAGAGCCGCCGATTCCGCCACTGGCGCAGCTCAATGCCATCGACGCCGAACGCACCGGCGTGTGGGGTGAGCAGCGATCGGCCGAGCAGCTGCGTCGCGCCGGAGTGCCGGTCGTACCCGCTGAGCTTGTTGACTCCGCCGACGAGGCGGTGCGCGCGGCCGACGCCGTCGGCTACCCCGTCGTGCTCAAGATCGCCGGCGACGAGATCGCCCATAAGAGCGACATCGGGGGAGTGCGGCTTGCCCTCGCCGACGCCGACGCCGTCCGTACGGCGTACGACGAGATGCTGGCTGCCGTCCAGGTCGCCGGAGTCAAGTCCCGAACGGTCCTGGTGCAGCCGATGCGCCCGCTCGGCACAGAGCTGCTCGTCGGCGTCGTGCGCGACCCGGTGTGGGGTCTCACCCTCGCGATCGCCCTTGGCGGCGTGTGGGTCGAGCTGATGGACGACAGCGTCCTTCGCGTGCTCCCCGTGAGCGCGGCGTCGATTCGCGGTGCGCTGGAGAAGCTGCGCGGCATCGACGCGCTCAAGGGCGCGCGCGGCGCACAGCCGGTCGACCTCGATGCCCTCGTCGAGGTGATCGGCCGGGTCGTTGCGCTAGCGCAGGCGCTCGGGGAGGAGCTCGAGTCGTTGGAGATCAACCCATTGCGGGTGAGCGGCGGCGAGATCGAGGCCCTCGACGCGTTGATCACGTGGCGTTGA
- a CDS encoding SurA N-terminal domain-containing protein, translating to MTSRLGSRVVGAVLGVLVLALGLSACSSSPSVVMTVAGEELTAKEYQAKLDEAFADPIVGDLVKEQGEPYKISYLNQLMQYEVINQIAKQEGITYTDADIDEYADQAFNGNSFEQIQQQSAAQGQYYTKEHLRMLLTQQYVQSKLGEKTSGQTLEETTAQAKTQIEQQVATTPGLLDSWDLLFVAVNDPAQGQAWADAINSGARTIEDIGAEAGPGPDGTPQPATTSVTGQDAQGGGFLEQIGPLQTGQAGMLSLPDQSTGTTFYVLIYVVERTPGDVDAEAAKQADSTFAQAGSSAVADASKDIKIDVNPRYGKLERPEQGLPSIGDSQPDTFTTPAPESGAGGVPGMPPGSVPGQ from the coding sequence GTGACATCCCGCCTCGGCAGCCGCGTGGTCGGCGCAGTCCTCGGAGTCCTCGTGCTTGCCCTCGGGCTGAGCGCGTGCTCCTCGTCGCCCTCGGTCGTGATGACCGTCGCGGGCGAGGAGCTCACCGCGAAGGAGTACCAGGCCAAGCTCGATGAGGCGTTTGCCGACCCGATCGTGGGCGACCTCGTCAAGGAGCAGGGTGAGCCCTACAAGATCTCGTATCTCAACCAGCTCATGCAGTACGAGGTGATCAACCAGATCGCCAAGCAAGAAGGCATCACCTATACCGATGCCGACATCGACGAGTACGCCGACCAGGCCTTCAACGGCAACAGCTTCGAGCAGATCCAGCAGCAGTCGGCCGCGCAGGGGCAGTACTACACCAAGGAGCACCTGCGCATGCTGCTGACGCAGCAGTACGTGCAGTCCAAGCTGGGGGAGAAGACCAGCGGCCAGACCCTCGAAGAGACGACGGCGCAGGCCAAGACACAGATTGAGCAGCAGGTCGCTACCACGCCCGGGCTGCTCGATAGCTGGGACCTGCTGTTCGTCGCGGTCAACGACCCCGCGCAGGGCCAGGCGTGGGCCGATGCGATCAACTCCGGCGCCCGCACCATCGAGGACATCGGCGCCGAGGCTGGCCCGGGCCCGGACGGTACGCCGCAGCCGGCGACCACGTCGGTCACTGGCCAGGACGCGCAGGGCGGTGGGTTCCTCGAGCAGATCGGCCCGCTGCAGACCGGCCAGGCGGGCATGCTGAGCCTGCCGGACCAGTCCACTGGAACGACCTTCTACGTGCTGATCTATGTCGTCGAGCGCACCCCGGGCGATGTCGACGCAGAGGCGGCGAAGCAAGCCGACTCGACCTTCGCGCAGGCCGGCAGCAGCGCTGTCGCCGATGCGTCGAAGGACATTAAGATCGACGTGAACCCGCGCTACGGCAAGCTGGAGCGTCCCGAGCAGGGGCTGCCGAGCATCGGCGACAGCCAGCCGGACACCTTCACCACTCCCGCGCCGGAGAGCGGCGCCGGCGGAGTCCCGGGCATGCCGCCGGGCAGCGTCCCCGGTCAGTAG
- a CDS encoding ABC transporter substrate-binding protein, which yields MSMRSSRAVKLSVAALCSLLVAGCFGGSGGSGSDGSGSSYSGMDPDAGEPKSGGVYVTAGPSDASSLDPQTQSSFNTHVAVGAVYSKLMDYKTGPDIEYGASEIEGDLAESAEPSSDNMTWTFKLRQGVKFHNKAPVNGREFTSADVVCTMDRIMDVGFQKYLIAPVVESYTAPDPYTVEFKLKQPVARFDVTMANHYMEILPCEATQGQVDLTNDAIGTGPFILQSWTRNQERVYVKNPDYFVEGKPYLDGITTIIMPDQQAQIAALRSGKIDYMSSLSTDKRQVENLAKEIDGLTVEQHKGSTPTRMFMNMANAPFDDVNVRKALAMAIDREGMGGALRAGYTISGPVPPLLEGALPEDELLKMQPYDPEGAKKLLADAGYPDGFDVTMVLTNGYGDVVVQEAQWIQEDLAKIGVNVTLDVQDYATYFTDTWPKKNYTLGYGLQTPMLSATEFLSAEYLTTGARNWYNIADSELDTQINELIGISDQKEYETATQDVQKYILENVMDPVTLYTYDTQDIYAPYVKDVWAHPAYGRRWLMNMWLDK from the coding sequence ATGTCAATGCGATCATCGAGGGCGGTGAAGCTGTCGGTCGCCGCGCTGTGTTCCTTGTTGGTGGCGGGCTGCTTCGGCGGCTCGGGAGGGTCGGGCTCGGACGGGTCCGGGTCGTCGTACTCGGGGATGGATCCCGACGCCGGCGAGCCGAAGTCCGGCGGTGTCTATGTGACTGCCGGACCGTCCGATGCCAGCTCGCTCGACCCGCAGACCCAGTCGTCGTTTAACACCCACGTCGCGGTCGGCGCGGTCTACAGCAAGCTGATGGACTACAAGACCGGACCGGACATCGAGTACGGCGCGAGCGAGATCGAGGGTGATCTCGCCGAGTCGGCAGAGCCGTCATCGGACAACATGACCTGGACCTTCAAGCTGCGTCAGGGCGTGAAGTTCCACAACAAGGCACCGGTCAACGGCCGCGAGTTCACCTCCGCCGATGTGGTCTGCACGATGGACCGCATCATGGACGTCGGGTTCCAGAAGTACCTGATCGCGCCGGTCGTCGAGTCCTACACCGCGCCGGATCCCTACACCGTGGAGTTCAAGCTCAAGCAGCCCGTCGCGCGCTTCGACGTCACGATGGCCAACCACTACATGGAGATCCTGCCGTGCGAGGCCACCCAGGGCCAGGTCGACCTGACGAACGATGCCATCGGCACCGGGCCCTTCATCTTGCAGTCGTGGACGCGCAACCAGGAGCGGGTCTACGTCAAGAACCCCGACTACTTCGTTGAGGGCAAGCCCTACCTCGACGGCATTACGACGATCATCATGCCCGACCAGCAGGCCCAGATAGCGGCGCTACGAAGCGGCAAGATCGACTACATGAGCAGCCTGTCGACCGACAAGAGACAGGTGGAGAACCTCGCAAAGGAGATCGACGGTCTCACCGTCGAGCAGCACAAGGGTTCGACGCCGACCCGGATGTTCATGAACATGGCCAACGCGCCGTTCGACGACGTCAACGTCCGCAAGGCGCTCGCGATGGCCATCGACCGCGAAGGGATGGGCGGCGCGTTGCGGGCCGGCTACACAATCTCCGGACCGGTGCCACCGCTGCTGGAGGGCGCGCTGCCCGAAGACGAGCTGTTGAAGATGCAGCCCTACGACCCGGAGGGCGCCAAGAAGCTACTGGCCGACGCCGGCTATCCCGACGGCTTCGACGTCACGATGGTGCTCACCAACGGGTACGGCGACGTGGTGGTGCAAGAGGCGCAGTGGATTCAGGAGGACCTCGCCAAGATCGGCGTCAACGTCACCTTGGATGTGCAGGACTACGCGACGTACTTCACCGACACCTGGCCGAAGAAGAACTACACCCTCGGCTACGGGTTGCAGACGCCGATGCTGAGTGCCACGGAGTTCCTGTCCGCTGAGTACCTCACCACGGGCGCGCGCAACTGGTACAACATCGCCGACTCCGAGCTGGACACCCAGATCAACGAGCTCATCGGGATCTCCGACCAGAAGGAGTACGAGACCGCGACCCAGGACGTGCAGAAGTACATCCTGGAGAACGTCATGGACCCGGTCACTCTCTACACCTACGACACGCAGGACATCTACGCGCCGTACGTCAAGGACGTGTGGGCCCACCCCGCCTACGGCCGGCGGTGGCTGATGAACATGTGGCTGGATAAGTAG
- a CDS encoding ABC transporter ATP-binding protein, whose translation MSVAAAEDESAAPQHERAPLVEAHGLLKHFPIGGGLLRKPTGAIRAVDGVDFAIRRGETLGLVGESGSGKSTLGRLVLRLIEPTGGSISFDGQDISSLSAKQLKPLRRRMQVIFQDPVSSFNPRSTIGDVLAEPMRVHGIGDAKSRRDKSVELLEQVGLRASALERYPHQFSGGQAQRIGIARALTTDPDLIVCDEAVSALDVSVQAQVLNLLRRLQKELGLTYLFIAHDLNVVRYISDRVCVMYLGKFVETGSSDELMGDPQHPYTQALVGAIATLDKDHPQRRPLAGEIPSPSRPPSGCRFHTRCPKVFDRCRIDEPELLNLSPGRDVACHLYDEAERNG comes from the coding sequence ATGAGCGTCGCGGCTGCCGAAGACGAGTCAGCGGCTCCCCAGCATGAGCGCGCGCCGCTGGTGGAGGCTCACGGACTTCTCAAACACTTCCCGATCGGCGGCGGGCTGCTGCGCAAGCCGACCGGTGCGATCCGCGCCGTAGACGGCGTCGACTTCGCCATCCGCCGCGGGGAGACCCTCGGCCTCGTGGGCGAGTCCGGTTCGGGCAAGTCGACCCTCGGCCGTCTCGTCCTGCGTCTCATCGAGCCAACCGGCGGGTCGATCAGCTTCGACGGGCAGGACATCAGCTCACTCAGTGCCAAGCAGCTCAAGCCGCTACGGCGCCGGATGCAGGTGATCTTCCAGGATCCGGTCAGCTCGTTTAACCCACGCTCGACGATCGGCGACGTACTCGCTGAACCGATGCGGGTCCACGGCATCGGCGATGCGAAATCGCGCCGCGACAAGTCGGTGGAGCTGCTGGAGCAGGTGGGCCTTCGAGCGTCCGCCCTGGAGCGCTACCCCCACCAGTTCTCCGGCGGGCAGGCGCAGCGCATCGGAATCGCCCGGGCCCTGACCACCGATCCCGACCTCATCGTCTGCGACGAAGCGGTCAGCGCGCTCGACGTGTCGGTGCAGGCGCAGGTGCTCAACCTGCTGCGCCGGTTACAGAAAGAGCTCGGACTGACCTACCTGTTCATCGCGCACGACCTCAATGTCGTCAGGTATATCTCCGATCGCGTGTGCGTGATGTATCTCGGCAAGTTCGTGGAGACCGGTTCCAGCGACGAGCTGATGGGCGATCCACAGCACCCCTACACCCAGGCGCTCGTCGGAGCGATCGCCACGCTGGACAAGGACCATCCGCAGCGGCGTCCGCTCGCCGGCGAGATCCCGAGCCCGAGCAGGCCACCATCGGGGTGCCGGTTCCACACGCGGTGCCCGAAGGTGTTTGACCGGTGCCGCATCGACGAGCCCGAGCTGCTCAACCTGAGCCCCGGTCGCGACGTCGCGTGCCACCTCTACGACGAGGCGGAGCGCAATGGGTAG